One Thermodesulfobacteriota bacterium genomic region harbors:
- the tssK gene encoding type VI secretion system baseplate subunit TssK yields the protein MNQGRPIYWHEGVFLRPQHFQQQDDFHDAKLWALAGAGRPYPWGVRTLAVAEPALKSQVFEVASGELLFPDGALVRLPGNARLKPRSLEGLWDASGKPLSMYVGLHKLAPEGVNVAEEEGGEREERRYAASNGDTSTRDLYARGEGQPILYLEYRLRLFVEDEAAEATDYHLLKIAEVQRFGNDVRLVPGWVPPLVHVAGSAHLVRELRDLGEQLTAHAHELAQYKHGRGVEAPDLGSRDLLYLLALAALNRWVPRVRQYLETGEVSPWEFYALLRQLVGELSTFSSRYDAFGALADTPGDEGLPPYRHTDLGRCFGEACGVVARLLEELTAGPDFVAPLLFDGTYYAADVPDRIFQGRNRYYLCVRSELEREQVVGTLQAIAKLGSREYLPLLIARALPGVALQELPTPPNELPRRPGSLYFAVESHGPAWDAVKENANAAIYFETPPGEIEIELMVIYEK from the coding sequence ATGAACCAGGGCCGGCCGATCTACTGGCACGAGGGGGTCTTCTTGCGCCCCCAGCACTTTCAGCAGCAGGACGACTTCCACGACGCCAAGCTCTGGGCGCTGGCCGGCGCGGGCCGGCCCTACCCCTGGGGGGTGCGGACGCTGGCGGTGGCGGAGCCCGCCCTCAAGAGCCAGGTGTTCGAGGTAGCCTCGGGCGAGCTTCTCTTCCCCGACGGGGCCCTGGTGCGCCTGCCGGGAAACGCCCGCCTCAAGCCCCGGTCCCTCGAAGGCCTTTGGGACGCCTCGGGAAAGCCCCTCTCGATGTACGTGGGCCTGCACAAGCTCGCCCCCGAGGGGGTCAACGTGGCCGAGGAGGAGGGGGGCGAGCGGGAGGAACGCCGGTACGCGGCCTCCAACGGCGACACCTCCACCCGCGACCTCTACGCCCGGGGGGAGGGCCAGCCGATCCTCTATCTGGAGTACCGCCTGCGCCTCTTCGTGGAGGACGAGGCCGCCGAGGCCACCGACTACCACCTGCTCAAGATCGCCGAGGTTCAGCGCTTCGGCAATGACGTGCGCCTGGTGCCCGGGTGGGTGCCCCCCCTGGTGCACGTGGCCGGGTCGGCCCACCTGGTGCGCGAGCTCCGGGATCTGGGGGAGCAGCTCACCGCCCACGCCCACGAGCTGGCCCAGTACAAGCACGGCCGCGGCGTGGAGGCCCCCGACCTGGGCTCCCGGGATCTCCTGTACCTGCTCGCGCTGGCGGCGCTCAACCGGTGGGTGCCCCGGGTGCGCCAGTACCTGGAAACCGGCGAGGTCTCCCCCTGGGAGTTCTACGCCCTGCTGCGCCAGCTCGTGGGCGAGCTCTCCACCTTCTCGAGCCGTTACGACGCCTTCGGGGCGCTCGCCGACACCCCCGGCGACGAGGGCCTGCCCCCTTACCGGCACACGGATCTCGGCCGGTGCTTCGGCGAGGCGTGCGGGGTCGTGGCCCGGCTCCTGGAGGAGCTCACCGCCGGACCCGACTTCGTGGCCCCGCTGCTCTTCGACGGGACCTACTACGCCGCCGACGTGCCCGACCGGATCTTCCAGGGCCGCAACCGTTACTACCTGTGCGTGCGCAGCGAGCTGGAGCGGGAGCAGGTGGTCGGCACCCTCCAGGCCATCGCCAAGCTCGGCTCCCGGGAGTACCTGCCGCTGCTCATCGCCCGGGCCCTGCCCGGGGTGGCGCTCCAGGAGCTCCCCACCCCCCCCAACGAGTTGCCCCGGCGTCCGGGCAGCCTATACTTCGCCGTCGAGAGCCACGGCCCCGCCTGGGACGCCGTGAAGGAAAACGCCAACGCGGCCATCTACTTCGAGACTCCCCCCGGGGAGATCGAGATCGAGCTGATGGTGATCTATGAAAAGTAG